From a single Glycine soja cultivar W05 chromosome 19, ASM419377v2, whole genome shotgun sequence genomic region:
- the LOC114398004 gene encoding 60S ribosomal protein L24-like → MVLKTELCRFSGAKIYPGKGIRFVRGDSQVFLFANSKCKRYFHNRLKPSKLTWTAMYRKQHKKDIAQEAVRKRRRAAKKPYSRSIVGATLEVIQKKRAEKPEVRDAAREAALREIKERIKKTKDEKKAKKAEVASKSQKAGGKGNVSKGAMPKGPKLGGGGGKR, encoded by the exons ATGGTTCTCAA AACTGAACTATGCCGATTCAGTGGTGCCAAGATCTACCCAGGAAAGGGCATCAGATTTGTTCGTGGTGATTCTCAG GTTTTCCTGTTTGCAAACTCAAAATGTAAGAGGTATTTCCACAATCGCCTGAAGCCTTCAAAGCTCACCTGGACTGCAATGTACAGAAAGCAACACAAAAAG GACATTGCTCAAGAAGCTGTGAGGAAGAGGAGACGTGCTGCCAAAAAGCCTTACTCTAGGTCCATTGTTGGTGCGACCTTGGAAGTAATCCAGAAAAAGAGAGCTGAGAAGCCAGAAGTTCGAGATGCAGCTAGGGAAGCTGCTCTTCG TGAAATTAAGGAGAGGATCAAGAAAACAAAGGATGAGAAGAAGGCTAAGAAAGCAGAAGTTGCTTCCAAGTCGCAAAAAGCAGGAGGGAAAGGCAATGTTTCTAAGGGTGCTATGCCCAAAGGTCCCAAACTTGGCGGTGGAGGCGGGAAACGCTGA
- the LOC114398293 gene encoding sulfite exporter TauE/SafE family protein 4-like: protein MSTKGFIIYLLSSFSVALLSALLLPRTSNYKHYSSISPPSHDYGFGNDKLWPELKVGWRVALATVIGFLGSAFGTVGGVGGGGIFVPMLTLIVGFDTKSAAALSKCMIMGASTASVWYNLRVPHPTKEVPIIDYDLALLFQPMLMLGITVGVVLSVVFPYWLITVLIIILFIGSSSRSFFKGTQMWREETLLKKEMARQRATLVNFRGELLIDTEYEQLFPKEEKSSMQIFCFNLKWKRILILMFVWVSFLLLQVIKNDVKICSVWYWVLFCLQFPIALLVFGYEAVKLYKGHKERVSTGNPESICEASIEWTVLHILFCALCGILGGTVGGLLGSGGGFILGPLLIEIGVIPQVASATATFVMMFSSSLSVVEFYLLKRFPIPYALYLTAVSVLAGFWGQYFVRKLMVILKRASIIVFILSGVIFASALTMGVVGIDKSIKMIQHHEFMGFLDFCSSQ from the exons ATGTCCACCAAAGGCTTCATCATCTATCTCCTATCCTCTTTCTCTGTCGCGCTTCTCTCTGCGTTGTTACTCCCCCGAACCAGCAACTACAAACATTATTCGTCAATATCTCCTCCCTCGCATGATTATGGATTCGGAAACGATAAACTTTGGCCC GAATTGAAGGTGGGTTGGAGAGTTGCGTTGGCCACAGTTATTGGGTTTCTGGGATCTGCTTTTGGAACCGTTGGAGGGGTAGGTGGGGGTGGCATTTTCGTTCCCATGCTCACTCTCATTGTTGGTTTTGATACCAAGTCAGCTGCTGCTCTTTCTAAAT GTATGATAATGGGGGCGTCAACAGCGTCCGTTTGGTATAACCTGAGAGTGCCTCATCCAACCAAAGAGGTACCTATAATAGACTATGATCTGGCCCTTCTTTTTCAGCCCATGCTCATGCTTGGTATTACTGTTGGTGTCGTCCTCAGTGTTGTCTTCCCCTACTGGCTCATCACCGTTCTTATTATTATTCTCTTCATTG GTTCTTCTTCAAGGTCTTTCTTTAAGGGAACTCAGATGTGGAGGGAAGAGACTCTTCTCAAG AAAGAAATGGCCAGGCAACGAGCAACTTTAGTTAATTTTCGTGGCGAAC TTCTAATTGACACAGAATATGAGCAGTTGTTTCCTAAAGAAGAGAAATCATCTATG caaattttttgtttcaaccTCAAATGGAAAAGGATTTTGATACTAATGTTCGTGTGGGTTTCTTTCCTACTACTTCAAGTCATCAAG AATGATGTAAAGATCTGCAGTGTATGGTATTGGGTGCTTTTCTGCTTACAG TTTCCTATTGCACTTTTGGTGTTTGGCTACGAAGCAGTGAAGTTGTACAAGGGTCACAAAGAGAGAGTGAGCACAGGAAACCCGGAATCCATATGTGAGGCATCAATTGAATGGACTGTTCTGCACATTTTATTTTGTGCACTATGTGGAATCTTAGGAGGAACTGTTGGAGGCCTACTTGGTTCTGGAGGTGGCTTCATTTTAGGCCCTCTTCTCATTgagattggtgtcatccctcaG GTTGCTAGTGCTACAGCAACGTTTGTGATGATGTTTTCATCATCTTTGTCTGTGGTGGAATTCTACCTTCTCAAGAGGTTCCCCATTCCTTATG CATTATACCTCACCGCAGTGTCTGTTTTGGCTGGCTTTTGGGGACAGTATTTTGTAAGGAAATTGATGGTAATTCTTAAAAGGGCCTCAATCATTGTATTCATCCTCTCAGGGGTCATTTTTGCTAGCGCTCTCACCATGG GTGTCGTTGGCATTGACAAGAGCATTAAAATGATCCAACACCATGAGTTCATGGGTTTTCTAGACTTCTGCAGCAGTCAATGA
- the LOC114398380 gene encoding homeobox-leucine zipper protein ATHB-22-like, whose amino-acid sequence MDWHHGTKPFVPRPETLSFFYNYDNNNSYPGVEVKQAALMETGERSVPAMDRGNKEKKKRLTNNQIELLERSFQEEIKLDPERKMKLSRELGLQPRQIAVWFQNRRTRWKAKQLEHLYDMLKHQYDVVSNEKQKLQEEVIKLKAMLSKQQGYWTQKFGGYTEISGEETVESTSEGLRGKSNIEHVADQGYCSFAVEDYNTTVSLPHCHWPVVPY is encoded by the exons ATGGATTGGCATCATGGCACAAAACCATTTGTTCCTCGGCCAGAGACCTTAAGCTTCTTCTACAACTATGACAACAACAACTCATATCCAG GAGTGGAAGTGAAACAAGCGGCATTGATGGAGACAGGAGAAAGGTCGGTTCCGGCAATGGACCGTGGaaacaaagagaagaagaagcggTTAACAAATAACCAGATAGAGTTATTGGAGAGGAGTTTTCAGGAGGAGATAAAGTTGGACCCTGAAAGGAAGATGAAGCTTTCGAGGGAGCTAGGTCTGCAGCCTCGCCAAATCGCTGTTTGGTTCCAAAATAGACGTACAAGGTGGAAGGCCAAGCAGCTTGAGCACTTGTACGATATGCTTAAACACCAATATGATGTCGTCTCCAACGAAAAGCAGAAGCTTCAAGAAGAG GTTATTAAGTTGAAGGCAATGCTAAGTAAACAGCAAGGTTATTGGACGCAAAAATTTGGAGGTTATACAGAAATATCTGGGGAAGAAACAGTAGAAAGCACGTCAGAGGGTCTAAGGGGAAAGAGTAACATTGAGCATGTTGCAGATCAAGGCTACTGTTCTTTCGCTGTGGAGGATTATAACACCACTGTTTCACTGCCTCACTGCCACTGGCCAGTTGTGccttattag